In the Shewanella sp. OMA3-2 genome, one interval contains:
- a CDS encoding glutathione S-transferase family protein, translating to MSLIVYGVPLSPYVRKLRLCLAEKNLDYQLVIVLPFDQPTWFKDLNPLGRIPAIKDGDLTLADSSVICQYLEDKYHHLTPLLGQTAEQHAKVRWLEKYADYELAPITTFTLFQQRVINPSMGNDCDEQIIMTALNEKLPVHFDYLEQLLGNNQFFVGDTLSLADLAFASQIVNMAHAGEQIDIERWPNLFALYTRINTRPSMQNLWQDEQQILSSMKKAKVQNI from the coding sequence ATGAGCCTAATTGTTTATGGTGTACCACTTTCGCCTTATGTGCGTAAACTGCGTTTATGTTTGGCAGAAAAAAACCTCGATTATCAACTGGTGATTGTATTGCCTTTTGATCAACCAACTTGGTTTAAAGATCTTAATCCTTTGGGGCGTATTCCAGCAATAAAAGACGGTGATTTAACCTTGGCTGATTCCAGCGTGATATGCCAATATCTTGAAGACAAATATCATCACCTCACGCCATTATTAGGCCAAACCGCAGAACAACATGCCAAGGTCCGCTGGTTAGAAAAGTATGCCGATTATGAGCTAGCGCCGATTACCACCTTTACCCTATTTCAGCAGCGCGTAATCAATCCAAGCATGGGTAATGATTGTGATGAACAAATCATCATGACAGCCTTAAACGAAAAGCTTCCTGTCCACTTCGATTACTTAGAGCAGCTCTTAGGCAACAATCAATTTTTTGTCGGCGACACTCTAAGTCTTGCCGATTTGGCGTTCGCTTCTCAAATAGTTAATATGGCACACGCCGGTGAACAGATAGATATCGAACGTTGGCCAAATCTTTTTGCACTTTATACCCGAATAAACACGCGGCCTTCTATGCAGAATTTATGGCAAGATGAACAACAAATATTATCTTCAATGAAAAAAGCAAAGGTTCAAAATATCTAA